In the genome of Harmonia axyridis chromosome 4, icHarAxyr1.1, whole genome shotgun sequence, the window CTCAACCAAAATCATTGAATAGTTTCAGTTGTAAGATCTTACTATACATATAAGTAATCTATCATAATTTAaatacaaatttaattattgcATTTAGTACCAAAATGTATCGTAGTTCAGTTGAAGAAGCTGCAGTAACGTataatattatcaatcaatattGTAGTGAATTCGTTGTGATAATGTGAATTGCATATTATCCACAATTATTACATACTTATATGTAATGATTTGAATCATCACTATTCATGGATGATTGCTTTAGGATTCCTCTTGAAATTAGAATATcaagcattactgttcaagatggcgaccgatttaacagctgtcaagtgatttattctcagtttggtttggcaattcatcatcaataaactcacgcctgaacaacgcttgcaaatagtgcaattttatttcgaaaataatggttctgtgcggaatacgtatcgcgcactacgtccattttattttgtttagcgatgaagcgcacttctggttgaatgactacgtcaacaaacaaaactgccgcattggagtgaagctaatcctcaagtgtatgtcgaaacaccattacatccagaaaaactgactgcttggtgcgctttatgggctggtggaatcattggtccgtacttcttcaaaaacgatgatggccagaacgttacagtcaagggtgatctgtatagagccatgattactaactttttcattcccgaattgaacaaccatgatgtacaggagctgtggttccaacaagacggcgcaacatgtcacacagctcatgccacaatcgatttattgaaagacacgtttggtgaccgcctaatttcacgttttggacctgtgaattggcctccaagattttatgatttaacaccgctagactactttctgtggggctatgtaaagtcattggtttatgcggataagccacaaacccttgatcatttggaagagaacattcgccgtgttattgccgatatacggccactattgttggaaaaagtcatcgaaaattggacgtccagattggactacatccgagccagccgtggcggtcatatgccagaaatcatatttaaaatgtaatgccacaagattatcttgcggataaataaaattcatgtcaatcggataagccatcgttgttttattgcaatttaaagttctatagctttgaaaaaacaccctttatttacaTTACATTTAAATTTATGAAGGGTTTCATTGCACTGCAACCTAATGGTCTCTTGTGTCCCATCGAGCTGTTCTCGCAATGAGTCGTCGTAGAGTCTACAATTCGTCCTCCAGTTCCaaattctaatgaactccagtatctgggatggcctCAAAGAGGTTACTTCCAAATTTCTACAActttgtccaaagcattttttgcttTGGCTAGCGATGACAAGGtattccatcaccaggtgatctggaaTTACTTCCTCCTTGCAGCAGAATCTGTACTCATCGTTTTCGGCTAGACTCATTCTCTTGAGGTGCTTCCTTAGGCGgaaatgccctgtaaggaatctGATGAGGAAGTGTAGCATAGTCTTGCTATGAtctagatacttcttagatctcacAATActaaagtttcgaagaaaatttttggaatgattcaaCACAGGaagagtgtttctcttttggtttttttctcCCGAAACTCTTTCTTGTGGGTACATTCAcctataaaataaaaaagttctggagtAATGAAAGGAGTTGTGCTcgttttctggcaagtgtgttggtcaGACTAAACAGATCTTGTTATTCTTGTCTATTTCATTTAGTTTTCTTTGGTACTCCAGTccccaataccatcttagaacgatgatatacagtccattcaggaattattgacatcccgggtggctttggaaaatcgaaattaagttggtactggctcattcagtaacatttcgaattgcagatttcgggttggcattggaaatgtcattgacaggaggttagatttcagtttgtttgtgttaatggttttgatcgaagaaattttgaaacttaaaagttgtatcaatttcaaacacacattgattagtttatttgagtatttctcacagtactgtttgaaaaaagaaaaaggcaaatcattacaacctggattattagtggaagaaaacctgtgcaatacgatttcaccttcaaagaatcattgaatgattttattgttaccagaagccgagccaaaagcaaccaatatatcagcctggatgaaatttgaccaaaaagcatctggattttaatcaatcaaagacaacattacataaacttaattggtgaCAAGttcaaacagttaataaaaggaaaattcttattgataaacatcaagaatcattgtaaaatgcacattttcaatgaaaaataacaaaaaactgaaaaatacgagggggcgttaaagtaaagaattaccgaaacttggttatttgaaaatgccaacattattcaacagtggactctagaaagaaaacagaatgtttttcaagtatattcaagggtaaaagtagaaggagcactattttgaatgctggatatttagatttttacctggatgttttgttttgacagtggtgattatgaggattatataaatctatgaagagagaattattttataattggattgctaaacaaagtcttggcattgcatctatagtttatttatattctatattgaaattaagcattgttatatctgttttttgttcttcaatgagtaatccaaaaatctaataaattccaattatagaattttactgagtatttaatcaaaaaatatattcagaagagtaacttccaagaatttcttcacctcttacccacttgaagataataatagaatgcaataaaattttgaaattcacaaattaaaaatgatttcatgcaaaaatgcttttagtgagtgagttaaagctgttatgggcaaaataatttatgtaatttaacagaaactagtataaaagcatttcaataaaaaacagaaaacttgagtacaaatagtacctatatttctcatacaagtttaatcaatcattcatgttatgaacagtttcaataaatagtgactttagaaagtaatttacacatcggctgataaattggttccaattttgaaagttacagtacaactgtgatgtcaaaatttttcatatactaaatggattctttgaattttatttctgtcttattatgatatggctcttccattcactaagctacactatttaaatttatcaaccagttttttctgttttcttcaccagttgagacaccacagttaaaatgatccataagagttatttgataagaattttgcaagcaggttggtatccagtgtccatcagtaatgcaacaatttttgaagagcctttggtgaaaaggaatatgcatattttaatgatcttcaatgggatctttcatgggcgactcttaaatgaatagatatctcttcattggatttccttgaaatgatatagcatttcactatatttttacgttatataatctgaatttcaatttatggaatcatgactgtatgcgtcccttcgtaataatcgtaatttcgaaaattcaggatctttcggatacaaaaattatgaaaataatttaaactggttatttctatgatgaaccatagcaatttttagtgatatttttgtaaccagaaataaagccgcgactagacgttcatggcctacttcgatgtcaataattcctgaatagaCTGTATGTGAGCTCAAGCTATAATAGCAGCCTGGCTTTCAGAATGTATTCGATTCTCAATTTGttccaaataaattatttgtattgGATTTATAATTatgaatacaaaatattaaaatgaaaaatttcattctgtTGGAGGCATGGACGCCCGCAAAAATTTTTCTTAgtggggcaaaatgaaaattattgaaaaacgataaggcgtccatgattgtcattgaaaaccggaaaattgttgtgaatccatttcTTTCCCTTTTTCCGTGCCTTTTgatttgagaaagtaatattgagggtgttgtgctgaaaaataaggcaatcacaatcTCAGGgagggccatggccccccctggccctccttgcgggcgcccatggttgGAGGTAATATTGATATTGGTGTTCCTCAGGGGTGAATTCTCTTCGTTACGACAACTGAATTGATCTATTCTCAGCTGATTTTTTTCGATCAAAATGACATTAATGCTTTCCTCAATAAAATACGCACGAAAGTGGCATCATTATTTAAGAAATTGTGGAAATAATTACTACTAGTTTCCTTTAATTAGTGATGCAAAAGCACGAGATAATTTCCTGCAGTAAATATTGTCCATTTTAGAACCAACCTCCACATTTATTGAGCAATATCTAAGTATTTGTATATAATTTGCTGCATACCAATAAAGacgagaaaaatcgaatgaaaaaaaaaacattcgttGATCCGCTGTAAGTAAACACAAATAGAACAATTAGGAAACATCAATTAATCACTGTGGATCtgcaatttatttcgaaattcgtcTATCGGGTCCCATGCATTTGTTTTACTCGAATGATAAGTGTAATGCTTTGCGCTTTGCGATGTTACCAAATGCAATTTCAATTGCTACtggaataataattatttaggAATTGTTCATGAGAATTCCCCATTGCATTGTTCACACCAAGAGAGTATGTTTTGAAACTGAGGAAGTAACAGAATGTGGTTTTCTAATAGAGCGTTCTTGTAGAAATGGTCGATCTGCTTATTTCTATCTATGTTAGGATCACACCAAATTTTTATCGTATACCTATTGAATTAGTGAATCCAGAAGAAGTTTAGGTTTTTATTTAGGGGGCACgattgatttcgaaaatattaaaaacaaatttacaTAATAAAGGATTTCCTctgagggttttccaataagatgtttaattttgaatataccgctatctgggcagctgtcacttttgaagctgttatcctttgatatttgacaagtagAAACTATCCATAAATCCATTGATTTCGATCATAATATCCCctcttttttaatatcaaaatgaaacctcttaatgGATAATCTTTTATACATAGTGTTTCCAAAATAGACGTGGACCTTGAAAGaagtgttagtatcactcatttgctgttgATTGAGTCATATCTCACTTCacttttcgtcaatttttttctacgttggctaagtttgatttgaattttggattattttcatcagaaaaggatatgatatgtatgaaaaaagcgaaactatgttgaataagaatcagTATAATTTGAAAGTTTGTATATGTAGCAAtaaatagtaaatttctaataaaattgtacctgcaaaattatttcaaaaacttgtcaaattcctttttcagttcctagaaaatttttcgttagaatgcaggtactagttttgtttcagtagattttgatttgaaaggggaaagaacCAAAGAAATGAAagtaatgaatcaaatattttttttattgcaactaatctcaaaatttcagtagaaaatgtattcatgaaTTTGAAATGGCCTCCACCCTTCCTTATAGAGACACGTGCCttctttctcatttcttcagttactttccgcctgaaatttactctcaatcttttcgctgcttcgtctattctaacggtgttagatccggacttctcgctggccacgaaaataatccaaaattatagtCAAATTTGGTCAGCGTAGAAGATTTaacgaaaaataacaaaaactcaaatatctcgtaaactgttgatatGACCCAAACGACAgaaaatgagtcatactaacatgtcctccaaggttcacgtctaatttggaaacaccctgtataggtacgGATGTAAATATTAATGCATCCAATTTTTTGTGTTTGTTTTACTAATTTTGACTTCATGCATGATTAGCTCTCAGAATCATAATGAACGATTTATTTAAGATGGTTATCTAGCAAATATCTTACAATCCTCTCGATAGAGCATTGCGAGCTGCTGGTTTGGTGGAGATAGTTCTTCGTCATGTTTCGATCTTTCAATTGGAAATATATGTCAAATTGTTTTGACATATCTGCTGATAtttcttcttttcatttttgatttttttttatgttgttaATTATTGTATTCAATATGTAAAATGACTTGTCCGGAAATAATTaagcaaataaataaaaatattcaactatactttttttatttaactCTCCTTTTTCACTTCAAGTAGTCCGAATGTGACATCAAATGATTATAGAAATTATTGCAATAAAgttaaaattttagaaaaatgcTAATTATGGATATGAACCGATGTTTACGGATTTGGTCCAAAgcacaatgaatagatatccTGTCCTCCATCTATAATTCAGATGACGTGAACACCAGTTTGAAGAATATGAACAAACTACCTGTTATTTCTTGCCTAATCTTTACGTTCCTTCTGCATCTCTGCAATCTGCTAGAAGATCTAATTAAAACCTTTCGACATAATGGGTTGCACTTTCGTTGGGAGAGAGAACAAACGATTTCATCTTACGACATCGGTAATTTGATATTCCCCTGTTTGCTGAAAATTATGCAGATGCTAATTGTCAACATTGATGACATCTGATGTTGAGAATATTCTGGTTGAAATTAAGATAGCATTGATGTGCCTATACGCTCTTTTAGTgtaacgtcacacaccgccatttttggttttcatgtcagtgttcagaatccaaacaaataaattgtcattcaaattagtacggtgtcgttgaaggaattgatttatttctataaataagagtatttgaggaacgatttcagtatttattgatagacagaaggaacgaggtttataccagtaagtttgaatcctgtatcattccccagattttgtaaaaagccgtgtttattagttgaactttaagttcgaacttactggcattaatgtTGTGCcctctgtctatcaattaatagtaaaatcgttcgttaaataatcttatttatcaaaataagcaaatttcttcaacgaaaacgtactaatttgaatgacaatttgtttgtttggattccgaacactgacaggagaactaaaatggcggtgtgtgacgtcatcactaatagagtgTATTGCATGAAGATGCTCAAGTGATATCTTGAATAGTTTTGGTTTATCATAGTAGAATTTTTTCTACATTGGAGAAATTTGTTTCTGTTTTTGTGGAAGTGAATAAGtgaattattttgattatacCTACCTACAAGTCTACAACGATGAGTGAGCTGTGAGCAGTTGTGAAATATACACAGGAAGTGTTCAAATTTATAGGACGTACAGTAGTTTGAAAAATAAGTGTAGTTCGTTTTAAAAACTCATTTCCGAAATGCATATTTTATGAACATTGAGGTCTAGATAAAGAGTCTCAAAAATGaggtttttgtaaattttttccatcaaattcaGCAAAGACAAGGTTTAATAAAGGAATATTATATTTAATACATTACACagggaaaaaaaaaggaattttcacatcatttattattttatcgtttGCATCAAAGGAACAGTAAGTGAACATAATCGAAAATGAGTTTAACAGCCTTTATCTTTTCACCTGCGCCGAATCTGGAAAAATGTtatagaaaaagttttttcttcgataataTAGGTAATAGCTATAGAATTTCACCTTTCATTggaaagttatatttttctcTTCCACTTGTGTCAAATCATATCTTATAATCGCTAGCCGTTTACATACCTACCTATCAATTCGAATAATATTCTAGCAGATTGTATCAACAACGGTATGGCGGCAACACATCTGCGGGATTATATAGATACCTACACATTGTATGGAACTCCTCAAGATAGATTTCAACGAACTTTATGATCCGCAACCATCATTGCCAACAGCATTTATCTCGAACAAATCTTATGCTTACATTAGTCAGTTATGAAATTGCTTCTTTCATGGTTGTTAATCGAAATGTTTTATTACTGTCTTGAAGATTATTCCTAATGACCGCCAAGACAAACAGAGAGTATCTACCTATATGCAGATAACCTTCAAAGTTAAGCACTTTGATGTACTACTTTTTTCGAATTGCTCGAAGAGTTTTACAAGCAGGTGATGCTCAGAAAGGTTCTTCATATATCAAAAAACACTGCTGTTTTTCCtgctatgattttttttatacaatatctcaaattttcattgaaaacagcagtttacaaaatggaaaaataatccAGATGTTGGTGGTTTCGAACAAATAAGGGCTGGAACTTGgcaaaaaaatatgtatttggTACAGAGCATTAACAAATCACTCAAATAGTCTTGGACCTGGCGCTCAGATGGCAGCGTCCGTActataccttttttttttttcgatagtaccaagcttcaaaagatgcgtgcCAAAATATTAGtttctggatcgagatattgatgttgtttgaaaaatggataaaaactaGTTTTATGTAAGGACAAGGCAATGCTCCTTTTGATcaacttattctccagatctgacccccagtgACTACtgccttttttcatttttgcagACCTCATAAGAAGAGAATAAATTTGGTTTTAAGGACGGCAAAGACGAATAATTCTAccgaaaaagtattgaaaagttagaggagcatTGGTGAATAGGTATTACTCTAAGGGTCTCCActagacattttggcgccccggcaaaataaaattttgtcgCCTTCCTTTGCCAAAATTATCTGAGTTGTCTTTGAATTAAGGAGTCTCTGTTATTCCCCACaggcatattttcaatttcatatgaaatcgtatttttgaacTTAAAATCGAATTTATCGAATAaagttttgtcgatttcaaCAAAAAACGCCCTGAACTGGTAAAAAGAACAATACTCTCTAGTAAAAAGAAAACGCATttcttaaaggtgcattttagaacctatttgtattttcataaatgataCTTTGCAATTCTTCATTTTACTGTTTACCTTTTTGTCAAAAAGTTGGTAAGTATATGTCTTGTTTtataactgactttgcgcccctacaatttggcgccccggctaAATGTCCGGTATACCGATTCTGGCGACGGCCATAATTACTCTTGAAGGTGATTATGTTGAAGaatgaagtcgaattttcaagaaaaaaatctatttttacTGTTTAGGCCCGGTACTTATTGAGTGGAGTGTGATCTACATGTTCTCAATTTCCTGATGATGTATCTGAATTATAACTGTTATTCTAAGTTATAACTTTTTTCAGCTGAATCTGTTATTTATAATGTTCATATTTGAAGGATAAGTCAATTTAAGGGATTGATCCTCCGAACTCTCCAGATTTCAATCTACTTGATTATATTGTTTGGGGATACCCCAATGATAGAGTGTACTTTACTTTAATGcagaaaatttcttttcagaacaatttaaattcaaaacaGAAAGAGAAAACCAGGAGATCggataattatttcattcaagaattttgctATTGCTCTTGAAATTGTAATACCCGTTTCGAAAATTGATTGATCCTATGATTTGTAtgattcaacaaaaatttatgaaatgaaaaatattttatgatatatttttatgattcaaagcCTAAGACATTTAGAAAGAAAAAGTTGAATGGAAAGTGAATATAATAAAGCGGAAGAAGAAATCCAAAGAGTAATTTTGATGATATCTTAATAcgtttttataatttaattgatTCTATAATGAATAAACAAGATTCAGACATTCAATCGactgttttttttcaatgttgtaAGATTGACTAGAAGAGATGATCTTCATCAAAATATAAGTGTTTGACGAGACTAGTATACCTTGAGGTGAATACTGTAACAATATGAGgagccaataaaaaaaaattttgcaagcaTAACTTTCTTCAACCCATAAAGATGTACTAGGCATCGTATTTTTATAGCATTGGAAATTGGGAAATGTTGTTTTGTCATCACAATTTCAACCATTTCTGTATTTTGACGCCGAAGAATACAAAGATGATGGACATTCTTCAAAACAAGGTGGGGGATATTCATATATGTATAGGTATGTCTTCAGTTCCCATAGCGGCTCTTGTTTCACAGCGATAAAACATGTAAGGCGGTAAAACCTACAAGTTAGTTTTTCAGTGATCAAATTTAGccatttctcaaattcaagattgcttggaaataaatatttatcagaTAGTCAATTGTAGATCACATCATAAACTTATTTGTCgtttattcttttgaaaaattagCCACATGGTTGAAAACAGAAAtgggaatattttttcaaataaattcagaatgaaattgCCAAACTAGTGCCTCTTGATACCACTTAAATAAGAACGTCTGTGTGGAATCAGTTTTCGGAATTCCTGTGAACAGAAACTAAGTAAAGTCAAGTACTACTTAGAACAAGAAAAAACTCTAGAAAAACTTATACATAAGTAAATTTTAGAAAATACGCTTTcaatatgaagaagaaaaacggCGACGATTATAAAGAATCCAGTGTTGAATCTTTATGGAACACCACTGCATAAAATATTGACAaaagtttttgaagaatatatCAGGTGCAAAAcattgctttcgccgttttgctaTAGATAGCTATAGCGTTAATTGAAAGTCGAGATaaattagatttagatttaattaaggaggttacatttcactgcgacctgatggtctattgtgcccccatcagagctattctctccataacgtgatctacagctcgccttccagttccagagttctgatgaatagttgagataaatagatcgtagatgtcatacaataagtttaggcatttgtaaacataacgccatcgaagaattagtcgatttgtgtcagcATCATATTTATTcgcgattaaacatgtcagcttactagttaaattctcgtcatttgcgggaggtttcaattttctgctttgatatgaagaaatcggCGGCTGAGTCTCATGGAATGTTCTCAAATTCCATTATTAGTGAAAGAAGGTGCCGACAGTGGTtcaaacgcttcaagaacgaagtcgaagaccagcagaatggtggaagagaaaaggttttcgaagatgcagaattggaggcattacttgatcaagaataGTGTcaaacgtaaaaaaaattggcaggatcatttaGAGTGAGGCAACAAGCTacttcaaaacgcctgaaaatcatggaagtgattcagaaacgaggagattaggtgccgtacgagttgaagccgaaatatgttgaacggcgtttgtttgcttgtgaacagctgcttgaaaggcaaagacggaagggatttctgcatcgcattgtgactggaggcgaaaaatgggttcattacgataatcccaagagcgGAAAATCATGGGggtattccggccatgctttcacgttgacggtcaaaccgaatattcacggttccaaagtcatgctcagtatttggtgggaccagctcggcgcagtgttttatgagttgttaaaactgactgaaacaatcacaggcgatcgttatcgaacgcatttaattcgtttgagtcgagcattgaaagacaaatggccgcaatacaacgagacatgataaagtgattctacagctcaaccccatgttgcgaaagtggtcaagacaacATTGGATGGGAAAGTCTACCCCACCCGtcgtattttccagacgttgctccctcggactatcacttgtttcgatcaatagtacacagcctgactgaccagcacttccggtcttatgaagaagtaaaaaattgaatcgattcgtggatcgcttgaaAAGATGATggtcagttttttcaatgcgggattcgtCGCTgacgaaagatgggagaaagtagtgaccagcgatgaacgatactttgaatcataaatgtataatcagttttttacaataaagcctcgaatttcggaaaaaaacggcgcatGCAAAGTTGTTCGCCTATATGTAATAGAAATGATCGATTCGTTTCTTGGCCTTATTTTCAAATCAGCTCGATTGGTGGGTAAAAAAGTGCAAAAAGCTGCAAACTTAAAAAATGTAGCTTCAAAGAAAAATGCTAATTCAATTTAATAGGAATGTATTTTCTTAAAATGTATATGCTTATGTCACGAATAATAtgttattttcggttttttctttcaaaatttccacGGCGCTGTGATCAAAAGGATCCCATCTGAAGACAGACAGCAGTTTCCATTTTCGGGAATAATATCTTGGGGCAGCTGATAATTTCTTGACATGCTGACATTTTTCTCGGTATCACTCaaacattcttttttttggGCCATAACGTTCACGTTATTGGCGGTTATCACGCAACGGAGTTCTTCAGGTCTGTACCCCCTAGCGTCTACCAAAATCTGCAGAAAAAGTTAATATTAAATGCTTCAAGAAATTCGAATTTGAGAAACTCAAGtagttaataaaattattttcgatcACGATTTTACCCAATGAATGTGTCATTTGGTCATTAACATTTGATTGATTCATCAATGAaatgtctcattttgaacacccagtagagttctcaatgattatcacaAAGGCAGTACTACTTTGCCTTTTATTATTCCCTTTCAGAttctcattcaaatgaattcaatcatttcgaagttat includes:
- the LOC123678048 gene encoding protein lethal(2)essential for life-like, which translates into the protein MPLDHSKEERTIVVKPENLFLNDKVFYKVRRTLLEKGIPPAKFIEEQKQPDEMDSVFFLSDRFEILVDARGYRPEELRCVITANNVNVMAQKKECLSDTEKNVSMSRNYQLPQDIIPENGNCCLSSDGILLITAPWKF